Proteins encoded together in one Nyctibius grandis isolate bNycGra1 chromosome 1, bNycGra1.pri, whole genome shotgun sequence window:
- the MSGN1 gene encoding mesogenin-1, giving the protein MDKLHETLINMEDALGSEHSVCLSSWDWKSAAGAFELHPASSPHSLSPTPSFESYSSSPCPAAAETSYGSGSGSLVGYSLVDFPPAYLPSPGQARLPKGTKVRMSAQRRRKASEREKLRMRTLADALHTLRNYLPPVYSQRGQPLTKIQTLKYTIKYISELTELLNSVKRA; this is encoded by the coding sequence ATGGACAAACTGCACGAGACGTTGATAAACATGGAAGATGCTTTGGGTTCGGAGCACTCCGTCTGCTTATCGTCCTGGGACTGGAAAAGCGCTGCTGGGGCTTTCGAGCTGCACCCCGCCTCGTCTCCGCACAGCTTATCCCCGACGCCCTCCTTTGAATCCTACTCCTCGTCCCCTTGCCCGGCGGCAGCAGAGACCTCCTACGGCAGCGGCAGTGGCAGCCTGGTGGGCTACAGCCTGGTGGACTTCCCCCCCGCCTAcctgcccagccccgggcaggcTCGGCTGCCCAAGGGCACCAAGGTGCGGATGTCCGCCCAGCGCAGGAGGAAGGCCAGCGAGAGGGAGAAGCTGCGGATGAGGACCCTGGCCGACGCGCTCCACACGCTGCGCAACTACCTGCCCCCCGTCTACAGCCAGCGGGGACAGCCCCTCACCAAAATACAAACCCTGAAGTACACCATCAAGTACATCAGCGAACTGACGGAGCTCCTCAACAGCGTCAAGCGGGCGtag